TGGTCAAGGTGCCGCAGCGAGGGGTGATGGTGGCCGCCGGCGCGGCGCCGATCGTCTCGCAGACTCCCACCGCCACCGCCCTGTCGCGGAACGGGCGCAGCACGATCGCCGCGGTGTGGGCGGCTGAGCCGGACGTGCATCTGGTCGATATCCGCGAAGGGGTCAAGCGTTACGCGGCGGAGAACGATCTGGCGTTCCAGATGTTCCTGTCGTCGCAAGGGCACGATCAGGCCCTTCGCG
This DNA window, taken from Phycisphaerae bacterium, encodes the following:
- a CDS encoding GntR family transcriptional regulator, whose protein sequence is MDYGTQAVYDSKAPRIARRLAQDIAGGRFPQSSMLPPERELARSYGISRMTMRKVLSMLAERGDLVKVPQRGVMVAAGAAPIVSQTPTATALSRNGRSTIAAVWAAEPDVHLVDIREGVKRYAAENDLAFQMFLSSQGHDQALR